ACCGAGTCCTTGTGGCGCATCAGGTCGTGGATCGACATGCGCATCGAGCTCGACGATCGGATGCCGAAGGCGCCCGCCTCGCGCACGGCGACGATCTTGAGGATCGTCTCGCGCAGCGTCTTGCTCGGCACCGTTCCCCAGTGGATGCAGTTGCCGCCGACGACGGCGCCGCGCTCGGCGACCGCGACGCGGAGCCCGAGCTTCGAGCCCTGGAGCGCGGCCGACCAGCCGGCCGGGCCGGCGCCGATCACGAGGGCGTCGTAGTGCGCGCGCGCTTGCATGGCGGAGCGCATCGGTCGCACGTGCGCTGCGGCTGACGCCCGCGCGCATCGCGCGGCGGCTCGGGCGGAACCGGTCGCGACGTGCGAGCCCGCACCTTAGGCGCGATCGAGTCTTCTCCCGACGGCGCGCGCGTTCAGACCTCGATCGACAGGAAGCCGCCGCGCTCGCGCGCGAAGCGCGCGGTCACGAAGCGCAGCCCGGCGTCGACGACGGCGCGCGCGCGCGACGCGCGGTGCGCCACCTCCGCGACCGCGCGCAGCCCCGCGCCCTCGATCTTGACGAGGTCGCCGACGTCGAGCGGCCAGCGCGCCGTGCAGCGCATGCCCGTCGGCGACACGTCGACGACGCGCGCCGCGATGCGCGCGGGAGGCCATCCGATCTCGAGCGCCACTTCCGCATCGCGCTCGATGCGACTCACGACGCGCCGGCCGAGCTCGAGGAGCGCCGCGGGCGGCGGGAAGAGCGGGCTCCGGCACTCGACGCAGTCGGCCTCGCTCTCGAGCTCGCCCTGCGTGCGGCCGTGCGGCGCCTTGCAGAAGGCGCAGAAGCGCGTGATCAGCGGGTCGTAGGACGTGCGCGGCGCGGTGGGCGCGCAGCCCGGCGCCGCATCGGTCGGCGGCTCGCGGTGCAGCTCCTCCGCAGTCGGCAGGAGCGCCGCGGCGACGGCATGTCCGTGCTCGCGCAGCAGCGCGTCGTAGGTGCGCCGTCGGTCGGCGTCGCGCAGCGCCTCCCAGGCCTCGTCGACGAGCGCGGCGTCGATGCCGGCCGCGCCGCGCAGCACCTGCCAGGCCGCGCGCAGCACGGGCTCGGGGGCGTCGTTCTGGGCGCCGAGCACGCGATAGTAGTTGCGGCGGTTGCGGCCGTCGTCGCTCGCCGCGTGCCGCGGCGGTGCACCGCCCCACGCGACCGTCGCGAGCGCGCAGCGGTCGAGGAGCGCGCGGTCGTAGGCGGCGCGCTTGCGCGGGTCGCGCAGCACCGCGTAGGCGGCGTTCAGGACGGCGGCGTTCCAGTGCTCGCCGCCGAGGTCGGGGTGCGCGCGGAGCTTGGTCATGAGTGCCACGTAGTGCGCGCGCACGCTCTCGACGGGCGCATCGGGCTGCAGGTGCAGCACGCGGTAGAAGTTGCGGCGCTCGTGGCCGTCGCCGGTCGGGGGCATGCGCGAGCGGGTCGGTGCCCGCCTCGAGCGACTTGAGATCGCTGGACGGCGGGCGCAGGATGGCGCGCCGCGCGCACATCGGGAGGATCCATGCCGCCGAGCCCGCCGAAGAAGCCCTATCGCGTCGTCCAGTGGAGCACCGGCAACGTCGGAACCCAGACGCTGCGCGCGATCTGCGCGAGCCCCGGGCTCGAGCTCGTCGGCTGCCACGCGTGGAGCCCCGACAAGGTGGGGAAGGACGCGGGCGTGCTCGCGGGCATCGACCCCGTCGGCGTGCTCGCCACCGACGACATCGACGCGCTCGTCGCGCTCGCCCCCGACTGCGTCTGCTACACGCCGATCTGGCCGGACGTCGACGTCCTGTGCCGTCTGCTCGAGGCGGGCATCGACGTCTCGACGACCGCGCACTTCCTCACCGGGCACGGCTACCTCGGCGACGCGAAGCGCGAGCGCATCGCGAAGGCCTGCGCGGCCGGGGGCAGCACGATCTTCGGCACCGGCATGCACCCGGGCTTCAGCAACCTGCTCGCGCTCGTCGCCGCCGGCGCGTGCAGTCGCATCGACCGGATCGTGATCACCGAGTCGCAGGACGCGTCCGGCTACGCGTCCGCGGAGACGCAGCGCAGCGTCGGCTTCGACCATCCCGTCGACGAGCCCGGCCTCGACGCGCTCGCGCGCGACGGGTCGCTCGTGTTCGCGGACGGCCTGCACGTGATGGCCGACGCGCTCGGCATCGCGCTCGACGACGTGCGCTTCGAAGCGCGCTATGCGCCGGCCACGCAGGACGACGACCTCGGCTTCATGACGATCCGCAAGGGCCACGTCGCCGGCATCGAGGGGCGATGGCACGGCATCCGCGGCGGGCGCGTCGTGTTCGACGTCGGCTTCAAGTGGAAGATGGGGCGCTACGTCGAGGAGCCGTGGCCGATCGAGCACGCCTATCTCGTCGAGATCCAGGGCATGCCGACGCTGCGGCTCCGCACGGAGATCCGCCCGCCGAAGGACTTCGTCGCGCGCAGCGCCGAGGACTGGATGCAGCTCGGCATGATCATCACGGGGCTCCCGGCCGTGCACGCCATCCCCGCGGTGTGCGAGGCGGAGCCCGGCATCCGCACGTACGCCGACCTGCCGCTCGTCACCGCGCGCGGCTTCGTCGCGCCGTGAGCGGGCCGGCGGCGGGCGGGCGCGCGCATCCCGCTCGCACCGCGGCGGCGTCGTTCAGGAGAGCAGGCCGCCGTCGACGGTGATGACGGAGCCCGTGACGTAGGAGCTCTGGTCGGAGGCGAGGAAGAGCGCGGCGGGAACGAGCTCCGCCGGGTCGGCGAAGCGGCCGAGCGCGGCCATCTCCTTCGCGCGGGCGCGCACGTCGTCGTCCATCCATCCGATCATGTCGGTCTCGAACGTGCCGGGCGCGATGCAGTTCACGCGCACGCCGCGCGACGCCCACTCCTTCGACATCACCTTCGTCGCGCCGAGCAGCGCGCTCTTGCTCGAGCGGTAGAGCCCCATCGCGAACGTGCCGTTCCAGACGCCGACCGAGATGAGGTTGACGACCGAGCCGCGCCCGCTGCGCGCGAGGTGCGGCAGTGCCTTGATCGCGAGGAAGACGGGCGCCTTCGCGTTGACGGCGTGCACGCGATCCCAGTCTTCCTCGGTGAGCTGCTCGAGCAGCCCGAGCGTCGCGTCGGCGGCGTTGTTCACGAGCACGTCGAGCGCGCCGAAGCGCGCGACGGTGCCCTCGACGAGCCGGTCGAGGTCGGCCATGCGCTCCATCTCGGCCGCGATGCCGATGGCCTCGCCGCCGTCGGCCTCGATCTCGCGGGCGACGGCGTCGCACGCGTCCTGCGAGCGGCCCGAGACGACGACGCGCGCGCCGGCGGCCGCGAAGCCGCGCGCCATCGCGCGGCCGAGCCCGCGCGTCGACCCGGTGACGAGCGCGACGCGTCCTTCGAGGCTCGGCGCGAGCGCCGGATCGGGCTTCGCCACGGTCCCCTCCTCCACTCTCCGCTTCCCACGGCGCCGCGTGCGGCTGGTAGGATCGCCCCCTCTACCCGGCCGGGGGAGCCATGGTCAAGCTCGTCTTCTGCTGTCGCCGCAAGCCCGACATGAGCGTCGAGGAGTTCCAGCGCCGCTGGCTCGACGTGCACGGGCCGCTCGTGCGGAAGCTGCGCGCGAAGCTGCCCA
This Myxococcota bacterium DNA region includes the following protein-coding sequences:
- a CDS encoding dihydrodipicolinate reductase — protein: MPPSPPKKPYRVVQWSTGNVGTQTLRAICASPGLELVGCHAWSPDKVGKDAGVLAGIDPVGVLATDDIDALVALAPDCVCYTPIWPDVDVLCRLLEAGIDVSTTAHFLTGHGYLGDAKRERIAKACAAGGSTIFGTGMHPGFSNLLALVAAGACSRIDRIVITESQDASGYASAETQRSVGFDHPVDEPGLDALARDGSLVFADGLHVMADALGIALDDVRFEARYAPATQDDDLGFMTIRKGHVAGIEGRWHGIRGGRVVFDVGFKWKMGRYVEEPWPIEHAYLVEIQGMPTLRLRTEIRPPKDFVARSAEDWMQLGMIITGLPAVHAIPAVCEAEPGIRTYADLPLVTARGFVAP
- a CDS encoding DnaJ domain-containing protein — protein: MPPTGDGHERRNFYRVLHLQPDAPVESVRAHYVALMTKLRAHPDLGGEHWNAAVLNAAYAVLRDPRKRAAYDRALLDRCALATVAWGGAPPRHAASDDGRNRRNYYRVLGAQNDAPEPVLRAAWQVLRGAAGIDAALVDEAWEALRDADRRRTYDALLREHGHAVAAALLPTAEELHREPPTDAAPGCAPTAPRTSYDPLITRFCAFCKAPHGRTQGELESEADCVECRSPLFPPPAALLELGRRVVSRIERDAEVALEIGWPPARIAARVVDVSPTGMRCTARWPLDVGDLVKIEGAGLRAVAEVAHRASRARAVVDAGLRFVTARFARERGGFLSIEV
- a CDS encoding glucose 1-dehydrogenase, with translation MAKPDPALAPSLEGRVALVTGSTRGLGRAMARGFAAAGARVVVSGRSQDACDAVAREIEADGGEAIGIAAEMERMADLDRLVEGTVARFGALDVLVNNAADATLGLLEQLTEEDWDRVHAVNAKAPVFLAIKALPHLARSGRGSVVNLISVGVWNGTFAMGLYRSSKSALLGATKVMSKEWASRGVRVNCIAPGTFETDMIGWMDDDVRARAKEMAALGRFADPAELVPAALFLASDQSSYVTGSVITVDGGLLS